A window from Primulina eburnea isolate SZY01 chromosome 2, ASM2296580v1, whole genome shotgun sequence encodes these proteins:
- the LOC140823500 gene encoding uncharacterized protein At3g28850-like: MGCASSKEKVCHNCKASYSPERRSYSIHSRRHPGRTGDSLHVVALTSSTLGSLRLDPSIQNHLIEDKGNNKVSLDQNHSIDGGKAVYESGGNNKEKATREQFEMGMIEAKTWSKMIDGKIPKIVSRTPVRTPPGEPEMINAWEMMEGLEDNSPLRSANKFRSFSFHLPFNSSLSSIYDQPTQNVKEKGDASPKPMWLDLADSDSNSNSNSNDASIVSEFDPEVIASFRRALEEQLPPDNSFYLHPLGCALEASDEKYANSFGSGNKIVQRGTDKVIVYFTSLRGVRKTYEDCCHVRMILKGLCVKIDERDVSMDSGFKEELKELLGDRYGGSGLPRIFVGTNYIGGAEEIRQLQDEGKLGKILECCEMVDDGGGGNGSGDICEACGDVRFVPCETCSGSCKIYYDDEDGVEHECGFHKCPDCNENGLIRCPICCD, encoded by the coding sequence ATGGGTTGTGCTTCGTCCAAAGAAAAAGTATGCCACAATTGCAAGGCATCGTATTCGCCCGAGAGGCGGAGCTACTCGATTCACTCGCGCCGCCATCCTGGAAGGACGGGGGATAGCCTCCATGTGGTGGCTCTTACTTCATCCACATTGGGTTCCTTGAGGCTTGATCCGTCGATTCAGAATCATCTTATCGAAGATAAAGGCAACAACAAGGTTTCTTTGGATCAGAATCACAGTATCGATGGTGGTAAGGCAGTGTATGAAAGTGGAGGAAATAATAAAGAAAAGGCAACCAGAGAGCAATTTGAAATGGGGATGATTGAGGCCAAGACTTGGTCCAAAATGATCGACGGAAAAATCCCGAAAATCGTTTCTAGAACTCCGGTTAGAACCCCTCCTGGTGAGCCGGAGATGATCAATGCTTGGGAAATGATGGAGGGTCTTGAGGACAACAGTCCTCTTAGGTCGGCCAATAAATTTCGTAGCTTTTCGTTTCACCTTCCGTTCAACTCTAGCTTATCTTCGATTTATGATCAACCAACTCAAAATGTGAAGGAGAAAGGCGATGCTTCGCCTAAGCCAATGTGGTTAGATTTGGCCGATAGTGATTCCAATTCAAACTCGAACTCGAACGATGCTTCAATAGTATCTGAATTTGATCCTGAAGTGATTGCTTCATTCAGAAGGGCACTAGAAGAGCAGCTCCCACCTGACAATTCATTTTACCTCCACCCATTGGGTTGTGCATTGGAAGCATCAGATGAGAAGTATGCGAATAGCTTTGGTTCGGGTAACAAGATCGTGCAACGTGGTACAGACAAGGTGATTGTGTATTTTACGAGCCTAAGAGGCGTGAGAAAGACATACGAGGATTGCTGTCATGTTCGAATGATTTTAAAGGGATTATGCGTCAAGATTGACGAAAGAGACGTATCCATGGATTCGGGGTTCAAggaagagttgaaagaattgttAGGAGACAGATATGGTGGGAGTGGCCTGCCTAGAATTTTCGTCGGCACAAATTATATCGGTGGGGCTGAGGAAATACGGCAGTTGCAGGATGAGGGGAAGCTCGGAAAGATACTCGAATGTTGTGAAATGGTAGATGATGGAGGAGGAGGTAATGGGAGTGGTGACATTTGTGAAGCTTGTGGAGATGTAAGATTTGTGCCGTGCGAGACGTGTTCGGGGAGCTGTAAAATATACTACGACGACGAAGATGGAGTCGAGCACGAATGTGGTTTTCATAAATGTCCCGATTGCAATGAAAATGGGCTTATACGGTGTCCGATATGTTGTGATTGA